The following proteins come from a genomic window of Nitrosopumilaceae archaeon AB1(1):
- a CDS encoding iron dependent repressor, metal binding and dimerization domain protein, with translation MYMKKNPRLESIKEAHHTQRKGFSTRVEDYLEVISELVEMKGYATTLDISRYMSVRPPSVTNMLKKLDNLDYLEYEKYHGIHLTKKGIQLAEAIRLKHSILLEFFEILGVNHKTANNNAEGIEHHLDEQTIRRLRKFLTFLKSKHGLIQDFKNL, from the coding sequence CTGTATATGAAAAAAAACCCACGACTTGAATCTATAAAAGAGGCACATCATACACAACGAAAAGGATTCAGTACTAGAGTGGAAGATTATTTGGAGGTAATCTCAGAACTAGTAGAAATGAAAGGGTATGCTACAACACTAGATATATCTAGATACATGAGTGTCAGACCCCCTAGTGTCACAAATATGTTGAAAAAATTAGATAATTTAGATTATCTTGAATATGAAAAATACCACGGTATACACTTGACAAAAAAAGGCATTCAATTAGCAGAAGCAATAAGACTCAAGCATAGTATATTATTAGAATTCTTTGAGATACTCGGTGTTAATCATAAAACTGCCAATAACAATGCTGAGGGAATAGAGCATCACTTGGACGAACAAACAATACGACGATTACGAAAATTTCTTACATTTTTAAAATCTAAACATGGATTAATACAGGATTTCAAAAATCTCTAA